In Scatophagus argus isolate fScaArg1 chromosome 3, fScaArg1.pri, whole genome shotgun sequence, one genomic interval encodes:
- the LOC124056399 gene encoding amphoterin-induced protein 1-like codes for MMKGSPWISHRATEAAFRRRSFIAVLPMALLLSAMRAGAQFMGSPLDCHKTCVCASNIISCSKMNLTNVPTALPQYTAVLDLSFNFITKLRAEWTPVKLSRLHSLLLSHNGLTFLSSEAFVHVTKIRYLDLSSNGLRQLDEYIFEPLEHLEVLLLYNNNISQIDRSAFSGLFSLQRLYLSQNQISRFPLELVKERSRLETLRLLDVSSNRIKALSLHELQALPAWIKNGLYFHNNPLPCSCELYEVVARWQLKELNSATDFKLNHTCVLPGPQKYKMAILDLDKVYLNCSEVRIMDEEAYLEQFLVLDCDTRQKDMRKSWALPGDIPLSPAHKTAEMRPDGSLQVGPLKAEDSGVYTCYATSDSFNETLYVTVVVFNSTMRGGLENLKTAYTTLVACLISVVMVLIYLYLTPCQCACCPGQSLEKNDPGDSLHSSTVSISQDATGQEREEGGGGYRHVASLDHKDLLEQNGRLNPIGEEDEEWQWDKRERKRSDAGSVSSVCSDTPMVL; via the coding sequence ATGATGAAGGGGTCACCCTGGATTTCCCACCGTGCCACTGAAGCGGCGTTCAGAAGAAGGAGCTTTATCGCGGTTCTACCCATGGCTTTATTGTTGTCAGCAATGAGAGCCGGTGCACAGTTTATGGGCAGCCCTCTGGACTGCCACAAGACGTGTGTGTGCGCCAGTAACATCATCAGCTGTTCCAAGATGAATCTAACCAACGTTCCCACTGCTCTTCCACAATACACAGCCGTTCTGGACCTCAGCTTCAACTTCATCACCAAGCTACGCGCCGAGTGGACCCCCGTCAAGCTCAGCAGACTGCACAGTCTGCTGCTCAGCCACAACGGCCTCACCTTCCTCTCGTCTGAGGCATTTGTGCACGTGACCAAGATTCGTTACCTGGACCTGTCCTCTAACGGCTTGCGCCAGCTGGACGAGTACATTTTTGAGCCTCTTGAGCACCTCGAGGTGCTGCTGCTTTATAACAACAACATCTCTCAGATAGATCGCTCTGCCTTCTCTGGCCTCTTTAGCCTGCAGAGGCTCTACCTGAGCCAGAACCAGATCTCACGCTTCCCCTTAGAGCTGGTGAAGGAGCGGAGCCGGCTGGAAACTTTGAGGCTGCTGGATGTGTCCTCTAACCGAATCAAAGCCCTGTCCCTCCATGAGCTTCAGGCTCTGCCGGCCTGGATCAAGAATGGCCTGTACTTCCACAACAACCCTCTGCCCTGCAGCTGTGAGCTGTATGAGGTGGTGGCACGCTGGCAACTCAAGGAGCTCAATTCTGCCACTGACTTCAAGCTCAACCACACATGTGTGTTACCAGGcccacagaaatacaaaatggCCATACTTGATCTGGATAAGGTCTATTTGAACTGCAGTGAGGTCAGAATTATGGATGAAGAAGCCTATCTGGAGCAGTTCCTGGTCCTGGACTGTGACACCAGGCAGAAGGACATGAGGAAGAGCTGGGCTTTGCCTGGAGACATCCCCTTGTCCCCAGCACACAAGACTGCTGAGATGCGTCCTGACGGCAGTCTCCAGGTTGGACCCCTGAAGGCAGAGGACTCAGGAGTCTACACCTGCTACGCCACCAGTGACTCCTTCAATGAGACTCTGTATGTAACTGTTGTGGTGTTTAATTCCACCATGAGAGGTGGATTGGAAAACCTTAAAACAGCCTACACCACACTTGTAGCATGTCTGATCAGTGTAGTGATGGTTCTCATCTACCTGTATCTCACACCCTGCCAGTGCGCTTGTTGTCCAGGTCAGAGCTTGGAGAAAAATGACCCCGGAGACAGCCTCCACTCTTCAACTGTTAGCATCTCACAGGATGCGACAGGgcaagaaagagaggaaggcgGAGGAGGCTACAGACATGTGGCCTCCCTAGATCATAAGGACCTGCTGGAGCAGAACGGGCGGTTGAACCCAATAGGTGAGGAAGACGAGGAGTGGCAGTGGgacaagagggagagaaagaggtctGATGCAGGTtctgtgagctctgtgtgttCTGATACCCCTATGGTGCTGTGA
- the LOC124056403 gene encoding G-protein coupled receptor 61-like, with protein sequence MEPMWNSSHSPPQLMSNMSASSLPEGWALSQSLALLAMLLMDLLAVVGNVAVMAVIAKAPQLHKFAFVFHLCVVDLLAALVLMPLGMLSSRAFFGEALCRSYLFLSVCLVSAAILSISVINVERYYYIIHPMRYEVKMTVGLVASVLVGIWVKALAMSALPLLAWFLQGGRTPLLESSGVGGGSGGTVPSPPAQGHRRCSLHWTGGGSNRMAFMVLFTLVYFLCPLLVILVVYCNMFKVARVAAMHHGPLPTWMDTPRRQRSESLSSRSTMVTSSGTGTGTGRATPQRPFGGGKAAAVLAAVGGQFLCCWLPYFAFHLYSALSASPPATLASLEEVVTWIGYFCFTSNPFFYGCLNRQIREELGKHLPCLFRRAGVEVEDRLPSREGSIEENFLQFLQGTGCNLDPQNSHSTSSPKGEACCPMAQSQPLEPAQPIPIDFRIPGQIAEETSEFTESEQVKNNHLYTDN encoded by the coding sequence ATGGAGCCGATGTGGAACTCCTCCCACTCACCTCCACAGCTCATGTCCAACATGTCTGCCTCCTCCCTGCCTGAGGGCTGGGCTCTGTCCCAGTCACTAGCCCTGCTGGCCATGCTGCTCATGGATCTGCTGGCTGTGGTGGGTAATGTGGCTGTCATGGCAGTCATTGCCAAGGCCCCACAGCTCCACAAGTTTGCCTTTGTCTTCCACCTGTGCGTGGTGGACCTGCTGGCAGCCCTGGTGCTGATGCCTCTTGGCATGCTCTCAAGCCGAGCCTTCTTCGGGGAGGCCCTGTGCCGGAGCTACCTCTTTCTCAGTGTGTGCCTGGTTAGTGCTGCCATCCTCTCTATCTCCGTCATCAATGTGGAGCGTTACTACTACATCATACATCCAATGCGCTATGAGGTGAAGATGACTGTTGGTCTAGTAGCGTCAGTGCTGGTGGGGATATGGGTCAAAGCCCTGGCCATGTCTGCTCTGCCACTGCTTGCTTGGTTCCTGCAAGGTGGAAGAACTCCCCTCCTGGAGAGTAGTGGGGTTGGGGGAGGAAGCGGTGGGACAGTGCCATCTCCCCCTGCTCAGGGTCACAGGCGCTGTTCACTACATTGGACAGGGGGAGGGTCAAACCGCATGGCCTTCATGGTCCTGTTTACTCTGGTGTATTTCTTGTGTCCTCTCCTGGTTATTCTTGTTGTGTACTGCAATATGTTCAAAGTGGCTCGAGTAGCAGCCATGCATCATGGGCCTCTGCCTACCTGGATGGACACACCTCGTCGGCAGCGGTCTGAATCACTCAGCAGCCGTTCCACAATGGTTACCAGCTCTGGGACGGGGACTGGGACAGGCAGAGCGACTCCACAGCGCCCCTTTGGGGGAGGAAAGGCTGCAGCAGTGTTGGCAGCAGTTGGCGGGCAATTCCTTTGTTGCTGGCTGCCGTACTTTGCTTTCCACCTGTATTCAGCACTGTCTGCCAGTCCTCCAGCCACATTAGCCTCTCTGGAAGAGGTGGTCACCTGGATTGGCTACTTCTGCTTCACCTCCAATCCCTTTTTCTACGGCTGTCTCAATAGACAGATTCGGGAAGAGTTGGGCAAGCATCTGCCTTGTCTGTTTCGTCGAGCAGGGGTTGAGGTGGAGGACAGACTGCCCAGCCGTGAAGGATCCATAGAGGAGAATTTCCTTCAATTTCTTCAGGGCACTGGCTGCAACTTGGATCCTCAAAACTCTCACAGTACCTCCAGTCCTAAAGGGGAGGCCTGCTGCCCCATGGCTCAGTCCCAACCACTGGAGCCAGCACAGCCCATACCGATTGATTTCCGCATCCCTGGACAAATTGCAGAGGAGACTTCAGAGTTTACCGAGAGTGAACAGGTGAAAAACAACCATTTATATACAGACAATTAA